A DNA window from Roseovarius sp. Pro17 contains the following coding sequences:
- a CDS encoding PLP-dependent cysteine synthase family protein, translated as MMIDKPERSETTGRCFGYGGLGPREDEARRWVRDAIALLNRDAHRSADTHLIRLSLPALLGIEIYLKDESTHPTGSLKHRLARSLILYGLCNGHIGPRTTLVEASSGSTAVSEAYFARQLGLDFVAVMPGSTSASKIEAVARYGGRTHFVDHPAQVYEAARQIAEETGGYYLDQFTYAERATDWRSNNNIAESIFTQMSQEPHPTPNWVVMSAGTGGTSATIGRFIRYRGYDTQLCVVDPENSVFYDNYLSDDCALTGKVGSAIEGIGRPRVEPSFLPCVIDHMLKVRDSASIGAMMALSDHLFRRVGASTGTNFYGLCWIAAQMQAQGEQGSIVSVICDDGNRYGSSYYNPEWLAERDIEPEPYRNQVSHFLDSGKWVPVQ; from the coding sequence ATGATGATAGACAAACCTGAAAGAAGTGAAACAACCGGGCGTTGTTTCGGGTATGGCGGGCTGGGTCCACGCGAGGATGAAGCGCGGCGATGGGTGCGTGATGCTATTGCGCTGTTGAACCGCGACGCGCATCGTTCCGCGGATACGCATTTAATCCGGCTATCTCTGCCTGCTCTTTTGGGTATTGAAATCTACCTCAAGGACGAAAGCACGCATCCGACCGGCAGCCTGAAACATCGTCTGGCGCGCTCGCTGATTCTGTATGGGTTGTGCAACGGCCATATTGGTCCGCGCACCACGCTGGTCGAGGCGTCATCGGGATCGACCGCCGTGTCCGAGGCGTATTTTGCGCGCCAGCTGGGGCTCGATTTCGTCGCCGTCATGCCGGGCTCAACCTCGGCAAGCAAGATCGAGGCGGTCGCCCGTTACGGCGGGCGCACTCATTTTGTCGATCACCCGGCGCAAGTTTACGAAGCCGCCCGGCAAATTGCCGAGGAAACCGGCGGGTACTATCTCGATCAGTTTACCTATGCCGAGCGCGCGACAGACTGGCGCAGCAACAACAACATCGCCGAAAGCATCTTTACTCAGATGTCGCAGGAACCGCACCCGACGCCAAACTGGGTCGTCATGAGTGCCGGGACAGGCGGCACCTCGGCAACCATAGGCCGGTTTATCCGATATCGTGGATATGACACGCAGCTGTGCGTCGTCGACCCGGAAAACTCAGTATTTTATGACAACTACCTTAGCGACGATTGTGCTTTGACCGGCAAAGTCGGCTCGGCTATCGAAGGGATTGGCCGGCCACGGGTTGAACCGTCGTTTCTGCCCTGCGTCATCGACCACATGTTAAAGGTGCGCGATAGCGCCAGCATTGGCGCAATGATGGCGCTGTCAGATCATCTGTTTCGTCGGGTCGGCGCCTCTACGGGGACCAATTTTTATGGGCTCTGCTGGATCGCTGCACAGATGCAGGCGCAGGGCGAACAAGGTTCCATCGTGTCAGTGATCTGTGACGACGGGAACCGCTATGGTAGCAGCTACTACAACCCCGAATGGCTGGCCGAACGTGACATCGAACCGGAACCATACCGAAATCAGGTCAGCCATTTTCTAGACAGCGGGAAATGGGTGCCGGTGCAGTAA
- a CDS encoding TAXI family TRAP transporter solute-binding subunit, with amino-acid sequence MNIFKQIAFVGAMIAGTGAQAQEEFITIGTGGQTGVYFVVGQSICRLVNRTTAETNLKCTAPSTGGSIANINAIMAGDMTMGVAQSDWQYHAYNGTSDFEGNKFDKERAVFSVHSEPFTVIARADAGIAEFADLKGKRVNIGNPGSGQYATMQVVMEALGWTMDDFALASELKPAEQAAALGDNKVDAIIYTVGHPNGSVQEAASTVETVLVPVTGPEIDALIADNPYYAAATIPGGMYEGSPDDTQTFGVKATFVTSADVDDETVYQVVKAVFDNFDRFKKLHPAFGNLTQEEMIKDGLSAPLHPGAERYYKEMGWM; translated from the coding sequence GTGAACATATTCAAACAAATAGCCTTTGTCGGCGCGATGATAGCTGGAACCGGAGCGCAAGCTCAGGAAGAGTTCATCACGATCGGGACTGGCGGGCAAACTGGCGTCTACTTCGTCGTAGGACAGTCGATCTGTCGTTTGGTGAACCGCACCACGGCAGAGACAAATCTGAAATGCACGGCCCCGTCGACGGGTGGCTCCATCGCGAACATCAACGCCATCATGGCGGGTGACATGACGATGGGCGTCGCGCAGTCCGACTGGCAGTACCACGCCTACAACGGCACATCTGACTTCGAAGGCAACAAGTTCGACAAGGAACGCGCTGTCTTTTCAGTCCATTCTGAGCCGTTCACTGTGATTGCCCGGGCCGACGCTGGCATCGCCGAGTTTGCCGACCTGAAGGGCAAGCGCGTCAACATCGGCAATCCAGGTTCCGGCCAATATGCGACGATGCAAGTCGTCATGGAGGCGCTGGGCTGGACGATGGACGACTTCGCGCTGGCGTCAGAGCTGAAGCCAGCCGAACAGGCCGCAGCTTTGGGCGACAACAAGGTCGACGCGATCATCTATACGGTCGGCCACCCGAACGGATCTGTTCAAGAAGCAGCCTCGACAGTTGAGACGGTCCTTGTTCCTGTCACCGGACCAGAGATCGATGCGTTGATCGCTGACAACCCCTACTATGCCGCCGCCACCATTCCGGGCGGTATGTATGAAGGGTCGCCAGATGACACCCAAACGTTCGGTGTGAAGGCGACGTTCGTGACCTCGGCCGATGTGGACGATGAGACGGTCTATCAAGTGGTCAAGGCCGTGTTCGATAACTTTGATCGGTTCAAGAAACTTCACCCGGCCTTTGGTAATCTGACACAAGAAGAAATGATCAAGGACGGCTTGTCGGCGCCGCTGCATCCGGGTGCAGAGCGTTACTACAAAGAGATGGGCTGGATGTAA